From the Paraflavitalea soli genome, the window TGCTATGACACACTCCGTGATCGGTTACACCAATAGTTCCACCCAGATGCATGGCCTTACCAAATCGGCCGTTGAATCTTATGTGGCTACCGATGGTTTACCCATCGGGCTGTCGCCCTTGTACCAGGGTGATGCAGATATCAAAAAAGTACGCGCCAACCGCGATCAACGACTGCTGGTAACCATCGACACCTTCCTGTGCTACAATGGTACACTCGTAAGTGGTCTTAGTTCCAGTTCAGGCTACCGTCCTTCCAAGTTCCTGAATCCGGCAGCTACCCAATTGGCGCCGAACAATGAGACCGATGCCCCTATCTTCTACCTGTCTGAAGTATTACTGAATTATGCAGAGGCAGTGGCAGAATTGGACCAGTTAGGTAAATACACCTTTGGCCAGGCCGACCTGGATAAATCCATCAACCTGTTGCGTGCCCGTGCAGGCGTAGCCAAGCTCGAATACATGGGTGGCCAGACAGTGGGTGTGGGCGGAGCCACCTTCACCGATCCGAAGAAAGATGCTGACGTAACCTCCCTTGTTTGGGAAATACGTCGTGAAAGGCGCGTTGAGCTGATGATGGATGGTTTCCGTTACCAGGACCTCATGCGCTGGAAGAAAGGCGAATACCTGGACAACTCAAAGAATCCTGATATTTTCCTGGGTGCTAAAGTGCCCGACAATGGCAAAGTATTGCGGAATGCTGCTGGTTATATCATGACCTATACGGCAGCTACCAAGCGCGTCTTTATCGATCCCAAACATTACCTGACGGCTGTTCCTACAGGACAGATATCCCTGTATCCTGCTGGTGTGCTCAAACAGAATCCAGGCTGGGAGTAGTTATTTAAATAGTAACTTTTCCATAAAAAATAGGATGCCTCAAAAAGGCATCCTATTTTTTATGACGCAATTGTTACGTTCAGGCTTTCTTCCATGACCCCTAACGGGACCTTCCCACTTTGATCCATAGTCCTTCCGTACTACATCCATAGTAAAGGCGCATTTTCATAAACATTGGCACCCCTCCAACCTCTCAATCACCCTCAAGCCAATAATAAGTAATTAATAATCAATTATGTACTGCTAATACCTGGCACCTAATAGCTAATACCTTGTTCTCCTACCCCTTAGTCATTCCGGTCATTCCGGTCAATATTGTCATTCTGGTCATTATTGGTCATTATAGTCATTTCGGTCACCCTTATCCCAAAATATAAAAATCATCAGTAAATTTAATTATTCAAATCATCGCCGCTATGGCCGAAGTATTGGGACCTTTATTTTTCGAGTGTACCTGGGACGACCTCACCTTTTACAAGATGGAGGGCCGCTACTTCGTACGCAAGAAAAGCCGCCTCACCCGCGAGAAGGTCCTCCATCACCCTGCTTTTGCCAAAACCAGGTTCTATGCCAACCGGCTGGCCGTGGCTTCTAAGATCGCTGCTGCCATTTACAGCGACCTGCCCCTCCACTGGCGACAGTTCTGGATGTACCGCGACTTCACCGGCGAAGCCATCAATAGGCTCAACCAGGAAGCCACACCCCAGGAAGCTTATGATTACCTCTGGAAAACCTATGTGGAGTATTGGGTGCTTTACCAGCAAGCTACCGGCATCCCATTGCAAACCGGCCGTAAACAGCAACCCGTCAAAAGACCAAAGGACTACAAGACCCGCCTCAAGCACCGCAACAGCAATCCCAAATGCTGCCGCTACCGACGCCTCATTGGCCGCAACCATTGGAAAAGCAGTTATGACAACACTGCCGAGCTCCTCGAAAAAGAGCGCAAGCGTCAGGCCCGCGAGAAGAAACTCCGATGGCTCGAAGACCAGCACCGCAAAGGCCGCTACAAAGCCCAGGAAGAACGCTGGCGTAAAATGCAGGCCAAACTATTGGAACTCCCACCGGAAATCCGCCTAATTCTACAATCCGCGTAATCCGCGTTTAAAATCTGGTAATCAGCGATTATCCGGACTTTCTACCTTCCTATTTCCGCATAGTCCTGCAAAAATAGCCTACATGTGAACTAAATTATATAACAACCAGCCTCCATATCAGGTATTTGCAGGAATATTTACAACATCTTGCAAATTTAATTTGCAACTCCTGCCAGCTTATGCGGTAATTTACCTACTTTGTGCGTGTTAACCCACTAACCGATGCTTAAGAAGGAACGACAGGCTTATATATTACACCAGGTCAACCTCCATAACAAAGTGTTGTCCTCCAGCCTTAGTCTGGAAATCAGTGTATCAGAAGATACCATCCGCCGCGACCTACAGGAACTGGCCGATGAAGGCAAGATCATCAAAGTACACGGAGGAGCACTCTCCCACTCTTTCAACCAGGTGTACTATCCCTCCAACAACGTCTATTCACATGATCATAAAAAGATAATAGCGCAAAAAGCCGCATCTCTCGTAGAAGATGGCATGTTTGTGCTCACCACCGGCGGCACTACCATCATTGAGTTGGCCCGGGCATTACCACCACAGTTAAGAGCCACCTTTATATCAGGCAGTATCCCTGCTGTGCTCGAATACATGCACCACCCTACTATTGAAGTGATCCTGATTGGCGACAAAGTGTCTAAGAACTCAAAAATAACCGTGGGCAGTGAGGCTATCGCACAGATAAAACGCATCCGCGCCGATGTCTGCTTCCTCGGTGTCAATGCCATCAGCATTAAAGACGGCATCACCGACAGTGATTGGGATGTGGTTCACCTTAAAAAAGCAATGATCGAATCTTCCCGCAAAGTAGTCTGCCTTTCCATTGCTGAAAAGATCAACTCTCTTCAGCCCATCCATATCTGTGAAGTGAATAAGATCCATACACTCATCACTGAATTATCACCGGACGATCCGATGCTAAAGCCCTATCGTGATGCAGGTATTGAAGTACTCTAAACTTTATTAAGTCAATAATCCTATACCGGGAGGTTGCAATACCTCTTGAATAACCGTATTCTCTGTAACCAGCGGCCTTATCCTTGTGCAACTCATTGTATACAACGACTGTTTATAACTTAAAAGCTAAAAAACTCAGCTTATGAGAAAGACCCTTCGGCTGCTGCTGGCAGTGTTCCTGTTACTGCCAGGCGTTACCGTATCGTACGCGCAGGAACGAACCGTCATCGGAACCATTTATTCCGAAGACAATACCCCGCTCGTTTCCGTCACTGTTACCAACAAGACTACCAAAAAATCAGTAGTAACAAATCCTTCCGGCCGGTTCATCATCCAGGCCGCAAAAGGACAGGTACTCGCTATTTCCTATATTGGCTATGCCAGCAAGGAAGTTACAGTTGGTGACAATGCAGAGATCACTATCAAGCTCAGTTCATCTCAAAACCAGATGGATGCCGTGGAAGTTACCGCCCTGGGTATACCCCGAAGCAAAAAATCCCTCGGTTATTCTACCCAACAGGTAAAAGGGGAAGACCTCGCACAAGCACAAAGGGAAAACCTGCTCACTGCCCTGGCAGGTAGGGTGGCCGGTGTTACCGTCACTACCACTACAGGGTTGCCGGGCGCCTCCGTAGGCATCATGCTGCGTGGCGCTGTATCCATGGATGGCAGTAACCAGCCCTTATTTGTTATCGATGGTATGCCCGTTGACAACTCCACCTTTCACCAAAGCGCCCTCGTATCAGATGGGCCCAACCGCAATAACGACTATACCAATAGGTTGGGTGATATTAACCCCAATGATATTGAAAGCATCAACATACTGAAAGGTCCTGAAGCTACCGCCCTTTACGGTAATGCAGGAGCTTCCGGCGCTATCATCATCACTACCCGCAAAGCAAAAGCCGGTCGCAGCCTCACCTCTTATGACAATGCCTTTAGAGTTGAAAAAGTGACACGCTTCCCCGAAATTCAACAG encodes:
- a CDS encoding RagB/SusD family nutrient uptake outer membrane protein; protein product: MKLTHRLIALSAAALSLAGCSKYLETKVPDQFLDEDYWTSENNVKTFSWEFYNLFTGFGTGTTADFYFSTFTDDQANTGLNTFPTVAAATNGTWDWTLIRKANIMINRVNIVPMSDEAKNHWRATARFFRAFDYFNKVKTFGDVPWIGTPLVITDTAIVYKPRDPRKLIMDSVLEDINYAIANLRTDATNTVNKNVALAFKSRVCLFEGTYRKYHTELALPDADKWLLGAKESAELVMAAGFKLGNYKDLYSSMDLAGNKEVLLYKAYVPGAMTHSVIGYTNSSTQMHGLTKSAVESYVATDGLPIGLSPLYQGDADIKKVRANRDQRLLVTIDTFLCYNGTLVSGLSSSSGYRPSKFLNPAATQLAPNNETDAPIFYLSEVLLNYAEAVAELDQLGKYTFGQADLDKSINLLRARAGVAKLEYMGGQTVGVGGATFTDPKKDADVTSLVWEIRRERRVELMMDGFRYQDLMRWKKGEYLDNSKNPDIFLGAKVPDNGKVLRNAAGYIMTYTAATKRVFIDPKHYLTAVPTGQISLYPAGVLKQNPGWE
- a CDS encoding DeoR/GlpR family DNA-binding transcription regulator; this translates as MLKKERQAYILHQVNLHNKVLSSSLSLEISVSEDTIRRDLQELADEGKIIKVHGGALSHSFNQVYYPSNNVYSHDHKKIIAQKAASLVEDGMFVLTTGGTTIIELARALPPQLRATFISGSIPAVLEYMHHPTIEVILIGDKVSKNSKITVGSEAIAQIKRIRADVCFLGVNAISIKDGITDSDWDVVHLKKAMIESSRKVVCLSIAEKINSLQPIHICEVNKIHTLITELSPDDPMLKPYRDAGIEVL